A portion of the Sandaracinobacteroides saxicola genome contains these proteins:
- a CDS encoding acetyl-CoA carboxylase carboxyltransferase subunit alpha, which yields MPSLLDFEKPVAAIDAEIALLMGDPARGADLHRALGRKVKLLGDLYAKLTPWQKTMVARHPDRPRFSSLAAGLVSDFTPLAGDRAFADDPAIQGGLARFRGQAVMLIGHEKGHDTASRVAHNFGMAKPEGYRKAIRLMTMASRFGLPVVTLVDTPGAFPGIEAEERGQAEAIARATEACLDLDVPLVTAIVGEGGSGGAVALAAANRVLMFEHAVYSVISPEGCASILWRDAGKAADAAEAMKMTAPDLLRLGVADRIVDEPPGGAHRAPAAAIRSLGDAIEEELRALHNQPAATVKANRRERFLTSPIL from the coding sequence ATGCCCAGCCTTCTGGACTTCGAAAAGCCCGTCGCAGCGATCGATGCCGAAATCGCCCTGCTGATGGGCGACCCCGCCCGCGGCGCAGATCTCCATCGCGCGCTCGGCCGCAAGGTGAAGCTGCTCGGCGACCTCTACGCCAAGCTCACCCCTTGGCAAAAGACCATGGTCGCCCGCCACCCCGACCGCCCGCGCTTCAGCTCGCTCGCCGCCGGCCTGGTAAGCGATTTCACGCCGCTGGCCGGCGACCGTGCCTTTGCCGACGATCCGGCGATCCAGGGCGGCCTCGCCCGCTTCCGCGGCCAGGCCGTCATGCTGATCGGCCATGAAAAGGGCCATGACACCGCCAGCCGCGTCGCCCACAATTTCGGCATGGCCAAGCCGGAGGGCTATCGCAAGGCGATCCGGCTGATGACCATGGCCAGCCGCTTCGGCCTGCCCGTCGTCACCCTGGTGGATACGCCGGGCGCCTTCCCCGGCATTGAGGCGGAGGAGCGCGGCCAGGCCGAGGCCATCGCCCGCGCGACCGAGGCCTGCCTCGACCTCGACGTGCCGCTGGTCACCGCCATCGTGGGGGAGGGCGGCAGCGGCGGCGCCGTCGCGCTGGCCGCCGCCAACCGCGTGCTGATGTTCGAACATGCCGTCTATTCGGTCATCTCGCCGGAAGGCTGCGCCAGCATCCTGTGGCGTGACGCGGGCAAGGCCGCCGACGCCGCCGAGGCGATGAAGATGACCGCGCCCGACCTCCTTCGCCTGGGCGTCGCCGACCGCATCGTCGATGAGCCCCCCGGCGGTGCCCACCGCGCGCCGGCGGCCGCCATCCGCTCCTTGGGAGACGCCATCGAGGAGGAGCTGCGCGCGCTCCACAATCAGCCTGCCGCCACCGTCAAGGCCAACCGCCGGGAACGATTCCTGACCTCGCCGATTCTTTAG
- a CDS encoding ActS/PrrB/RegB family redox-sensitive histidine kinase, with protein sequence MTSSRSLLAQALDRPGVRVRTLVQLRWAAIAGQLATLLIVGLLLGFPIPWPSALAAVGASISLNLGLAWLYRRRDRLEGASALLHLAFDLAQLSVLLFLTGGLANPFALLLLVPVTISATLLSARATALLVAGALGLLVILWQWSLPLPWRGVPLELPDMYRVALLIAIALGMVFLSLYAWQVSAEARRRQAALVATQAALERESRMAALGSLAAAAAHELGGPLGTITLVARDLESALGNDPDFGADIHLLNQEARRSRDILAGIAERAEAEDPFPFLPLPALLHEVVEPFEPTRVPVTIGVMWEPGGGPAVRRSPELLHGLNNLLSNALRHARSAVRLEAGEDSADFWVAITDDGHGFDPALLPRLGEPFLGPSWSGSGSTGLGIFIATTLLERTGARLSFANMSQGGARVELRWERAHIEGESRMAAE encoded by the coding sequence ATGACCTCCAGCCGCAGCCTTCTCGCGCAGGCGCTCGACCGCCCCGGCGTTCGCGTCCGCACGCTGGTGCAGCTGCGCTGGGCCGCCATCGCCGGCCAGCTCGCCACCCTGCTGATCGTCGGCCTGCTGCTCGGCTTTCCCATTCCCTGGCCCAGCGCACTCGCCGCCGTCGGCGCCAGCATCTCGCTCAATCTCGGCCTCGCCTGGCTGTACCGCCGCCGTGACCGCCTCGAAGGGGCCAGCGCGCTGTTGCACCTCGCCTTCGACCTGGCGCAGCTCTCGGTGCTGCTGTTCCTGACCGGCGGCCTCGCCAATCCCTTCGCGCTGCTGCTGCTGGTGCCGGTCACCATTTCGGCCACCCTGCTTTCGGCCCGCGCCACCGCGCTCCTCGTGGCCGGCGCGCTCGGGCTGCTCGTCATCCTCTGGCAATGGTCGCTGCCGCTGCCTTGGCGCGGCGTGCCGCTGGAACTGCCGGACATGTATCGCGTCGCGCTGCTCATCGCCATCGCGCTCGGCATGGTATTCCTGTCGCTTTACGCCTGGCAGGTCTCGGCCGAGGCGCGTCGCCGCCAGGCCGCGCTGGTGGCGACCCAGGCGGCATTGGAGCGGGAGAGCCGCATGGCCGCGCTCGGCAGCCTCGCCGCCGCCGCCGCGCACGAACTCGGCGGGCCGCTGGGCACCATCACGCTGGTTGCACGCGACCTGGAAAGCGCGCTCGGCAACGACCCGGATTTCGGTGCCGACATCCACCTCCTGAACCAGGAGGCGCGCCGCAGCCGCGACATCCTCGCCGGCATCGCCGAGCGCGCCGAAGCCGAGGATCCCTTCCCCTTCCTGCCGCTCCCGGCGCTGCTGCACGAGGTGGTCGAACCCTTCGAACCCACGCGCGTGCCGGTGACCATCGGCGTGATGTGGGAACCCGGCGGCGGGCCGGCGGTGCGCCGCTCGCCCGAATTGCTGCACGGGCTCAACAACCTGTTGTCGAACGCGCTGCGCCACGCCCGCAGCGCGGTGCGGCTGGAGGCAGGCGAGGACAGCGCCGATTTCTGGGTGGCGATCACCGACGATGGCCATGGCTTCGACCCGGCGCTGCTGCCGCGCCTGGGCGAACCCTTCCTCGGTCCCAGCTGGTCGGGAAGCGGCTCCACCGGGCTTGGCATCTTCATCGCCACCACGCTCCTGGAACGCACCGGCGCCCGCCTCAGCTTCGCCAACATGTCGCAGGGCGGCGCGCGGGTGGAATTGCGCTGGGAACGTGCCCATATCGAAGGGGAAAGCAGGATGGCAGCCGAATGA
- a CDS encoding ankyrin repeat domain-containing protein has translation MMRFFTSWVRVAVAAIAFALVVTPAAAQFSDSFNFLKAVREKDVLKAKGFLDKPGSVLVNTKDRTTGEAALHIVTRRGDVPWMAFMLQNGADPNIRDGEGNTPLLIAAQMGFTDGIRVLLLGKAGVDVANGRGETALIKAVQQRDLPTARALLEAGADPDRPDNAAGLSARDYAAQDRRNSAMAKLLADAPKKKSAPTTGPKL, from the coding sequence ATGATGCGTTTTTTCACAAGCTGGGTTCGTGTCGCAGTCGCCGCGATTGCCTTCGCGCTGGTCGTCACCCCCGCCGCCGCGCAATTCTCCGACAGCTTCAACTTCCTGAAGGCGGTGCGCGAAAAGGACGTGCTGAAAGCCAAGGGCTTCCTCGACAAGCCCGGCAGCGTGCTCGTCAACACCAAGGACCGCACCACGGGGGAGGCGGCGCTGCACATCGTCACGCGGCGCGGCGACGTGCCCTGGATGGCCTTCATGCTGCAGAACGGCGCCGATCCGAACATCCGCGATGGCGAGGGCAACACGCCGCTGCTGATCGCCGCTCAGATGGGCTTCACCGATGGCATCCGCGTGCTGCTGCTGGGCAAGGCCGGCGTCGATGTCGCCAACGGCCGCGGTGAGACGGCCCTGATCAAGGCGGTGCAGCAGCGCGACCTGCCGACCGCCCGCGCGCTGCTGGAGGCCGGCGCCGATCCGGACCGGCCCGACAATGCCGCCGGCCTGTCGGCGCGCGACTATGCCGCGCAGGACCGGCGCAACAGCGCCATGGCAAAGCTGCTGGCCGACGCGCCGAAGAAGAAGTCCGCCCCCACCACCGGGCCGAAGCTGTGA
- a CDS encoding M48 family metalloprotease, protein MRHLFLATILIATPALAQYAPGLSPSERQQGAQASKELVQQFGGAMSGPLADYVTRVGKRVAVQSNPRTRPEDYTVTLLNSTVPNAFATPGGFIYVTRGLLAIMNSEAELASVMGHEVGHVAAQHSQSRNTRAGVGGLLAGLAGAITGSDLVGTLANYGAGAYVAGFSRSQENEADALGMRYSAAAGYDPFATPSMLAALARENASSGQGEARGISSWFSTHPVTTDRVRRTQALAQKTGIAPGTRPVNRDAFLNAIDGMPFGDSADQGVVQGSSFRHPGLRLAFDAPSGFRLNNGTQAVTGESSSGANFVFAGAPAANPEDSVRQTWAGMLNGQVPDAQTRRTTINGLDAALSSARLNTNRGTVDVGIAAYRFGEQNFVIRTIAPAGDGGQFDRLVNSFRRLSPAEAGSVRTRIIDVVTVKPGETVQSLAARMAVSDNPVARFTNLNGIERVRPGDRVKLIVWK, encoded by the coding sequence ATGCGTCACCTGTTTCTCGCCACCATCCTGATTGCCACCCCCGCCTTGGCGCAATATGCCCCCGGCCTGTCCCCTTCGGAACGGCAGCAGGGCGCGCAGGCCAGCAAGGAACTGGTGCAGCAGTTCGGTGGCGCCATGTCCGGGCCCCTCGCCGACTATGTCACCCGCGTCGGCAAGCGCGTTGCCGTCCAGTCCAACCCGCGCACCCGGCCGGAGGACTATACCGTCACGCTGCTCAACTCGACCGTGCCCAACGCCTTCGCCACGCCCGGCGGCTTCATCTATGTCACGCGCGGCCTGCTCGCCATCATGAACAGCGAGGCGGAGCTGGCGAGCGTCATGGGCCACGAGGTCGGCCATGTCGCCGCGCAGCACAGCCAGAGCCGCAACACGCGCGCCGGCGTCGGCGGGCTGCTCGCCGGCCTCGCCGGCGCCATCACCGGTTCCGACCTCGTCGGCACCCTCGCCAACTATGGCGCCGGCGCCTATGTCGCCGGCTTCTCCCGCTCCCAGGAGAACGAGGCCGACGCGCTCGGCATGCGCTACAGCGCCGCCGCCGGCTATGACCCCTTTGCCACGCCCTCGATGCTCGCGGCGCTGGCGCGCGAAAACGCCTCCTCCGGCCAGGGCGAGGCGCGGGGCATCAGCAGCTGGTTCAGCACCCACCCTGTCACCACCGACCGCGTCCGCCGCACGCAGGCGCTGGCGCAGAAGACCGGCATCGCGCCCGGCACCCGCCCGGTCAACCGCGACGCCTTCCTGAACGCCATCGACGGCATGCCGTTCGGCGACAGCGCCGACCAGGGCGTGGTGCAGGGCAGCAGCTTCCGCCACCCCGGCCTGCGCCTAGCCTTCGACGCGCCGAGCGGCTTCCGGCTCAACAACGGCACGCAGGCGGTGACCGGCGAAAGCAGCAGCGGCGCCAATTTCGTCTTCGCCGGTGCCCCCGCCGCCAACCCGGAGGACAGCGTGCGCCAGACCTGGGCCGGCATGCTGAACGGCCAGGTGCCGGACGCGCAGACCCGCCGCACCACCATCAACGGCCTCGACGCCGCGCTCAGCAGCGCGCGCCTCAACACCAACCGCGGCACGGTCGACGTCGGCATCGCCGCCTACCGCTTCGGCGAACAGAATTTCGTCATCCGCACCATCGCGCCGGCTGGCGACGGCGGCCAGTTCGACCGCCTCGTCAACAGCTTCCGCCGGCTCTCCCCGGCCGAGGCCGGCAGCGTGCGCACCCGCATCATCGACGTCGTCACGGTGAAGCCCGGCGAAACGGTGCAGTCGCTCGCCGCGCGCATGGCGGTCAGCGACAATCCGGTCGCCCGCTTCACCAATTTGAACGGCATCGAGCGGGTCCGCCCCGGCGACCGGGTGAAGCTGATCGTGTGGAAATAA
- a CDS encoding SCO family protein, whose product MNSRLPRLPLILLAAALLLLGGLWALRSMNPPVPAGNLAGASIGGPFTLVDGDGRTVTSATFDGRYRLMYFGYTFCPDVCPVDTAKLAAGYKAFETAEPKRAAQVQPMFVTVDPARDTPAVVKAFAAAFHPRLLGLSGSPEQVAAALKTFRVYANKVPGSAPDAYLVDHLAVFYLFGPKGEPIAFQVGKEATPETVAAMLKTYVR is encoded by the coding sequence ATGAACAGTCGCTTGCCCCGCCTGCCGCTGATCCTTCTTGCCGCAGCGCTGTTGCTGCTGGGCGGGCTGTGGGCGCTGCGCTCGATGAACCCGCCGGTGCCGGCGGGGAACCTGGCCGGCGCCAGCATCGGCGGGCCGTTCACGCTGGTGGACGGCGATGGCCGGACGGTGACCAGCGCCACGTTCGACGGACGGTATCGGCTGATGTATTTCGGTTATACCTTCTGCCCGGACGTGTGCCCGGTGGATACGGCAAAGCTGGCGGCGGGATACAAGGCGTTCGAGACGGCGGAACCGAAGCGCGCCGCGCAGGTGCAGCCGATGTTCGTGACGGTCGATCCGGCGCGGGACACGCCGGCGGTGGTGAAGGCCTTCGCCGCCGCCTTCCACCCGCGGCTGCTGGGGCTGTCGGGGTCGCCGGAGCAGGTGGCGGCGGCGCTGAAGACATTCCGGGTCTATGCCAACAAGGTGCCGGGCAGCGCGCCGGACGCCTATCTGGTCGACCATCTGGCGGTCTTTTATCTGTTCGGGCCGAAGGGGGAGCCGATCGCCTTCCAGGTGGGCAAGGAGGCGACGCCGGAAACAGTGGCGGCGATGCTGAAGACCTATGTCCGCTGA
- the trmB gene encoding tRNA (guanosine(46)-N7)-methyltransferase TrmB: MTDPLSIRRLYGRAQGHPLRERQAGLIETLLPTLAIPEGPLSARRLFTDERPLHLEIGFGKGEHLAFQAVRNPGDGYIGAEPFLNGVAGLLADIDDAALTNIRLHRGDALDVLERLPDASLSTVWLLHPDPWPKARHAKRRFVNPGPMDLIAAKLKPGGHFKLATDHPRYLRHALMVMAARPDFEWTAETPFHWQNVPQDWPDTRFAAKARALGHEVWRLDYVRVPA, encoded by the coding sequence ATGACCGACCCGCTCTCCATCCGTCGCCTCTACGGCCGCGCCCAGGGCCATCCGCTGCGGGAGCGGCAGGCCGGGCTGATCGAAACCCTGCTGCCAACGCTCGCCATTCCCGAAGGCCCGCTTTCCGCGCGACGTCTTTTCACTGATGAACGCCCGCTTCACCTGGAAATCGGCTTCGGCAAGGGGGAGCATCTCGCCTTCCAGGCTGTGCGCAACCCCGGCGACGGCTATATCGGCGCCGAACCCTTCCTGAACGGCGTCGCCGGGCTGCTGGCCGACATCGACGACGCAGCCCTCACCAACATCCGCCTGCACCGCGGTGACGCGCTCGACGTGCTGGAACGCCTTCCCGATGCCAGCCTGTCCACCGTCTGGCTGCTCCATCCCGACCCCTGGCCCAAGGCGCGCCACGCCAAGCGCCGCTTCGTCAACCCCGGCCCGATGGACCTGATCGCCGCCAAGCTGAAACCCGGCGGCCATTTCAAGCTGGCGACCGACCACCCCCGCTATCTCCGTCACGCGCTGATGGTCATGGCTGCCCGTCCGGATTTTGAATGGACCGCTGAAACGCCGTTTCACTGGCAAAACGTGCCGCAGGATTGGCCGGACACCCGCTTCGCCGCCAAGGCCCGCGCCCTCGGCCATGAAGTCTGGCGGCTGGACTACGTCCGCGTTCCCGCTTAG
- a CDS encoding ActR/PrrA/RegA family redox response regulator transcription factor, with protein MTEIAEHHGTLLLADDDASFRQRLAVTLGRRGFAVTTAASLAEARAAAAPLKPDFAVLDLRLGDGNGLEMVGELRAMRPDIRIVMLTGYGNLATAVAAVKEGAADYLAKPADPEDIISALLATSGERPEPPTEPMSADRVRWEHIQRVYELCDRNVSETARRLKMHRRTLQRILAKRSPK; from the coding sequence ATGACCGAAATCGCCGAACATCATGGCACCTTGTTGCTGGCCGACGACGACGCCAGCTTCCGCCAGCGCCTCGCCGTCACGCTCGGCCGCCGCGGCTTTGCCGTCACCACCGCCGCCAGCCTGGCGGAGGCGCGCGCCGCCGCCGCCCCCCTGAAACCCGATTTCGCCGTGCTCGACCTGCGCCTGGGCGACGGCAACGGCCTCGAAATGGTCGGCGAACTGCGCGCCATGCGGCCCGACATCCGCATCGTCATGCTGACCGGCTATGGCAACCTCGCCACCGCCGTCGCCGCGGTGAAGGAAGGCGCCGCCGACTATCTCGCCAAACCCGCCGATCCCGAAGACATCATCTCGGCCCTGCTCGCCACCAGCGGCGAGCGCCCAGAACCCCCCACCGAGCCGATGAGCGCCGACCGCGTCCGCTGGGAACATATCCAGCGCGTGTATGAACTGTGCGACCGCAACGTCAGCGAAACCGCCCGCCGCCTGAAGATGCACCGTCGCACCCTGCAACGCATCCTCGCCAAACGCTCACCGAAATAG
- a CDS encoding (deoxy)nucleoside triphosphate pyrophosphohydrolase, with translation MTADCPGGSPRSQPILTVACAALVDADGRVLVAQRPAGKPMAGLWEFPGGKLEPDEPPETALVRELREELGIDTHESCLAPIGFASHGYDRFHLILLAFAIRKWRGTPRGREGQALRWLRVNELWTLDMPAADKPLLGQIAALL, from the coding sequence ATAACCGCCGACTGCCCCGGCGGCAGCCCGCGTTCGCAGCCGATCCTCACTGTCGCCTGCGCCGCGCTGGTCGATGCCGACGGCCGCGTGCTGGTGGCGCAGCGGCCGGCCGGCAAGCCGATGGCCGGTCTGTGGGAATTCCCGGGCGGCAAGCTCGAACCCGACGAACCCCCGGAAACCGCGCTGGTGCGCGAGCTGCGGGAGGAGCTGGGCATCGACACGCATGAAAGCTGCCTCGCCCCGATCGGCTTCGCCAGCCATGGCTATGACCGGTTCCACCTGATCCTGCTGGCCTTTGCCATCCGCAAATGGCGCGGCACGCCGCGCGGGCGCGAGGGCCAGGCGCTGCGTTGGCTCCGTGTCAACGAGCTCTGGACGCTCGACATGCCCGCCGCCGACAAGCCGCTGCTGGGCCAGATCGCCGCGCTGCTGTAA
- a CDS encoding YcgN family cysteine cluster protein: MSAELPGGRFWERKSLAQLSRAEWESLCDGCGKCCLHKLEDEETGEMFGTNVACRLLDRHAARCTDYARRKTLVPDCVRLTPKLVRTLDWLPSTCAYVRVEAGLPLPEWHHLLTGDRESIHRAGASVRGWTISEVDAGELEDHILE, from the coding sequence ATGTCCGCTGAGCTGCCCGGCGGGCGTTTCTGGGAGCGGAAGTCGCTGGCGCAGCTGTCGCGCGCGGAATGGGAATCGCTGTGCGACGGCTGCGGCAAATGCTGCCTGCACAAGCTGGAGGATGAGGAAACGGGCGAGATGTTCGGCACCAACGTGGCGTGCCGGCTGCTCGACCGGCACGCGGCGCGCTGCACCGATTATGCCCGGCGCAAGACCCTGGTGCCCGATTGCGTGCGGCTGACGCCCAAGCTGGTGCGGACGCTGGACTGGCTGCCCTCCACCTGCGCCTATGTGCGGGTGGAGGCGGGGCTGCCGCTGCCGGAGTGGCACCATCTGCTGACGGGCGACCGGGAGAGCATCCATCGCGCCGGCGCCAGTGTTCGCGGCTGGACGATCAGCGAGGTGGATGCAGGCGAGCTGGAGGATCATATCCTGGAGTGA
- a CDS encoding PQQ-dependent sugar dehydrogenase has product MRALLPLLLLAACSSGDAPPDKGFGANPELPAPDAQSIPVVRTVTVTGWADGQAPTPAPGWRVTKFAAGLDYPRWLYQLPNGDVLVSEARTAPSGDKGLSGKLQQRLFNGTRSQGPSANRITLLRDKDGDGIAEERHTLLEGLKQPFGMAYRPGFAGDVVGAVPQPGVLYVANTDAVLAFAFTPGATRITIPGTRIMALPAGGYNNHWTRNLLLSADGKTLFVSVGSASNIGEHGMAEEEGRAAIHALDLATGRSRLFASGLRNPVGMALEPGGGQLWTAVNERDMLGDNLVPDYMTSVKNGGFYGWPWSYYGQVVDSRVEPARPDMVAKSLPKDYALGAHTASLGLAFATPAMPAGWNSGAFIGQHGSWNRNAFAGYKVIFVPFANGKPAGPPRDVLTGFLKGGDSKEAFGRPAGVLVDAKGGLLVADDAGDTVWRVSAAP; this is encoded by the coding sequence GTGAGGGCGCTGCTGCCGCTGCTGCTGCTTGCCGCCTGCTCCAGCGGCGACGCGCCGCCGGACAAGGGCTTCGGCGCCAACCCCGAACTGCCCGCGCCCGATGCGCAGTCCATCCCCGTCGTCCGCACCGTCACCGTCACCGGCTGGGCCGATGGCCAGGCGCCGACGCCGGCGCCGGGCTGGCGCGTGACCAAATTCGCCGCCGGCCTCGACTATCCGCGCTGGCTCTATCAGCTGCCCAACGGCGACGTCCTGGTGTCCGAAGCCCGCACCGCGCCCAGCGGCGACAAGGGCCTGTCGGGCAAGCTGCAACAGCGCCTGTTCAACGGCACCCGCAGCCAGGGCCCCAGCGCCAACCGCATCACGCTGCTGCGCGACAAGGACGGCGACGGCATCGCGGAGGAACGCCACACGCTACTCGAAGGCCTGAAACAGCCGTTCGGCATGGCGTATCGCCCTGGCTTCGCAGGCGACGTCGTCGGCGCGGTGCCGCAACCCGGTGTGCTCTACGTCGCGAACACCGATGCCGTGCTGGCCTTTGCCTTCACCCCCGGCGCCACGCGCATCACCATCCCGGGCACCAGGATCATGGCGCTGCCGGCCGGCGGCTACAACAACCACTGGACGCGCAACCTGCTGCTCTCGGCGGATGGGAAGACCCTGTTCGTCAGCGTCGGGTCGGCAAGCAACATCGGCGAGCATGGCATGGCGGAGGAGGAAGGCCGCGCCGCCATCCACGCGCTCGACCTTGCCACCGGCAGGAGCCGCCTCTTCGCCTCTGGCCTGCGCAATCCCGTCGGCATGGCGCTGGAACCCGGCGGCGGCCAACTGTGGACCGCCGTCAACGAGCGCGACATGCTGGGCGACAATCTGGTGCCCGATTACATGACCAGCGTGAAGAACGGCGGCTTCTACGGCTGGCCGTGGAGCTATTATGGGCAGGTGGTCGACAGCCGCGTCGAGCCCGCCCGCCCCGACATGGTGGCGAAATCGCTGCCCAAGGATTATGCGCTGGGCGCCCACACCGCCTCGCTCGGCCTCGCCTTCGCCACCCCCGCCATGCCCGCCGGCTGGAACAGCGGCGCCTTCATCGGCCAGCACGGCAGCTGGAACCGCAACGCCTTCGCCGGCTACAAGGTCATCTTCGTCCCCTTCGCCAACGGCAAGCCCGCCGGCCCTCCCCGTGATGTCCTGACCGGCTTCCTGAAGGGCGGCGACAGCAAGGAAGCCTTTGGCCGCCCCGCCGGCGTGCTGGTCGATGCCAAGGGCGGGCTGCTGGTGGCCGACGACGCCGGCGACACCGTCTGGCGGGTCAGCGCCGCCCCTTGA